One stretch of Aquimarina sp. Aq107 DNA includes these proteins:
- a CDS encoding peptidylprolyl isomerase — MHKKSIVLFLAVIFCTLIYGQEKDPVLLTINNSPVYRSEFKRVYLKNIDLVKDESQKDIDEYLELFINYKLKLEEAKEQGLDKKESYIKELEGYKKQLSSGYLTDTDASDALVKEAYDRLQERVNASHILVQVKPNASPKDTLQAYQKIIEARNKIINGADFKETAFEYSEDPSAKKNGGDLGWFSAFRMVYPFEQAAFTTKVGNVSEPFKTRFGYHIVKVNNKEKTLGEVTVAHIMVAFNKDRTENEAEKRINEIKTQLQAGTSFESLAKQYSDDRNTAVNGGKINRFGRGALNSEDFEKVAFALKSEGELSKPVKTKYGWHLIKLLEKHSPKTFDELKGELTQRIKKDSRSQLITKSFINSLKEKYGLKRNEEAISYFKKNVPSTIFSEKWDIPTDDKNLTNSVFSIGKESFTYLDFAKFIQQKGTRKTKTKDISLFIENVYYDYESAKLLQYYEEHLEEDNQDFANVVSEYRDGLLLFDLMESKIWNAAKVDSVGLQEFYASRKETYIKEESYKVIKASSSNKELIDNVKAKIEKANSIEEIKKEVNISDSNTVLFTEEELTKDIDELADKFSGKNGEVVVVNEDDYITLIKVVEVLPSRVKTFDETKGKVINDFQEDLEKQWLSELRKKYSIELNKKTLKQIKKELSI; from the coding sequence ATGCACAAAAAATCTATCGTACTGTTTTTAGCAGTCATCTTTTGCACCTTAATATATGGTCAAGAAAAAGACCCTGTATTACTTACCATTAATAATTCGCCAGTATACAGATCAGAGTTTAAGAGAGTATATCTTAAAAATATTGATTTGGTAAAGGATGAATCCCAAAAAGATATTGATGAATATCTAGAGCTATTTATAAATTATAAATTAAAGTTAGAAGAAGCTAAAGAACAAGGTCTAGATAAAAAAGAATCTTACATTAAAGAACTAGAAGGGTATAAGAAACAACTTTCTTCTGGATATCTTACAGATACAGATGCATCTGATGCTTTGGTAAAAGAAGCCTACGATCGTTTACAAGAAAGAGTAAATGCAAGTCATATACTGGTACAGGTTAAACCTAATGCATCTCCAAAAGATACATTGCAAGCTTATCAGAAAATAATAGAGGCAAGGAATAAAATAATTAATGGAGCTGATTTTAAAGAAACCGCTTTTGAGTATAGTGAAGATCCTTCTGCCAAAAAAAATGGGGGTGATTTAGGTTGGTTTTCTGCGTTTAGAATGGTGTATCCGTTCGAACAAGCTGCTTTTACAACTAAGGTAGGGAATGTTTCAGAACCTTTTAAAACTCGTTTTGGGTATCACATCGTAAAAGTTAATAACAAAGAAAAAACTTTAGGAGAGGTTACAGTTGCTCATATTATGGTAGCCTTTAATAAGGACAGAACGGAAAATGAAGCAGAAAAAAGAATCAATGAGATCAAGACGCAATTGCAAGCTGGTACTTCTTTTGAATCACTTGCAAAACAGTATAGTGATGATCGCAATACTGCTGTAAACGGTGGTAAGATTAATCGTTTTGGTAGAGGAGCTCTAAATTCAGAAGATTTCGAGAAAGTAGCTTTTGCTTTAAAATCTGAAGGAGAATTATCAAAGCCTGTAAAAACTAAGTACGGCTGGCATCTCATAAAATTATTAGAAAAGCATTCACCCAAAACTTTTGATGAGCTGAAAGGAGAACTTACTCAGAGAATTAAAAAGGATAGTAGATCTCAACTTATTACAAAATCATTTATAAATTCTTTAAAGGAGAAATATGGTTTAAAAAGAAATGAAGAAGCAATATCTTATTTCAAAAAGAACGTACCATCGACTATTTTTAGTGAAAAATGGGATATCCCAACTGATGATAAGAATTTAACTAATTCTGTTTTTTCTATAGGTAAAGAAAGTTTTACTTATTTAGATTTTGCAAAATTTATACAACAAAAAGGAACTCGTAAAACGAAAACAAAAGATATCTCTTTGTTTATAGAAAATGTGTATTATGATTATGAATCAGCTAAGTTACTCCAGTACTATGAAGAGCATTTAGAAGAAGATAATCAAGATTTTGCAAATGTAGTTTCGGAATATAGAGATGGATTATTACTATTTGACCTTATGGAATCTAAGATTTGGAATGCTGCTAAGGTTGATTCTGTAGGGCTTCAAGAATTTTATGCATCTAGAAAAGAAACCTATATAAAAGAAGAAAGTTATAAAGTGATAAAAGCCTCTTCGTCTAATAAAGAGCTAATAGATAATGTGAAAGCGAAAATTGAAAAAGCCAATAGTATTGAGGAAATTAAAAAGGAGGTGAATATTTCAGACTCCAATACGGTACTTTTTACAGAAGAAGAGTTAACTAAGGATATAGATGAGTTAGCAGATAAATTTTCAGGTAAAAATGGAGAAGTGGTTGTTGTTAATGAGGATGATTATATAACCCTGATTAAAGTAGTAGAAGTACTACCTTCAAGGGTGAAAACCTTTGATGAAACAAAAGGTAAGGTTATTAATGACTTTCAGGAAGACCTAGAAAAGCAATGGCTTAGTGAACTTAGAAAGAAATATTCTATAGAATTAAATAAAAAGACGTTAAAACAAATCAAAAAAGAATTATCTATCTAA
- a CDS encoding peptidylprolyl isomerase translates to MRYISNILLFFVLVSCGNINRNANREVVARVNETYLYKDAIKDLVPSGTAAEDSLNIVNNYINIWATKQLFIDQSKRNLTEIELQEFDNLVEDYKSTLYINAYKDAVINKSINMEVTKDDMTSYYSENLENFILNEELVKLRYLHLPPDYKNIVATQTRFNRFNEEDHEELLGKKIEFATFSFNDSVWVQFDQVLNKIPVLKNQDRNKILKDGKYVQLRDSLGVYMIKIKKVLKKKETAPLDYIKPTIRQIILNKRKRELIKKLEKDITKDAIKNKQFEIYN, encoded by the coding sequence ATGAGATATATCTCTAACATACTATTGTTTTTTGTTTTAGTTTCTTGCGGAAATATAAATCGAAACGCAAACAGAGAAGTGGTAGCAAGAGTTAATGAGACATATCTCTATAAAGATGCTATAAAAGACCTGGTTCCTAGTGGTACAGCAGCAGAAGACAGTTTAAATATAGTAAATAACTATATTAATATATGGGCAACTAAACAATTGTTTATAGACCAATCAAAAAGGAATCTTACGGAAATAGAACTTCAGGAATTTGATAATTTAGTAGAGGATTATAAAAGTACTTTATATATCAATGCTTATAAAGATGCCGTAATCAATAAATCCATTAATATGGAGGTTACCAAAGATGATATGACGTCTTATTATTCAGAAAATTTAGAAAATTTTATTCTTAATGAAGAGTTGGTAAAGCTACGTTACTTACATTTGCCACCTGATTATAAAAATATTGTTGCAACGCAAACACGTTTTAATCGTTTTAATGAAGAGGATCATGAAGAACTACTTGGTAAAAAAATAGAGTTTGCTACATTTTCCTTTAATGATTCAGTTTGGGTTCAGTTTGATCAGGTATTAAATAAAATCCCTGTTCTTAAGAATCAAGACAGGAACAAGATCTTAAAAGATGGTAAGTATGTTCAGTTGCGAGACTCTTTGGGAGTGTATATGATTAAAATAAAAAAAGTGCTTAAGAAAAAAGAAACAGCACCTTTAGATTATATAAAGCCAACAATACGACAAATCATATTGAATAAAAGAAAGCGAGAGCTGATAAAAAAATTAGAAAAGGATATCACGAAAGATGCAATTAAAAACAAACAATTTGAAATATATAATTAA
- a CDS encoding peptidylprolyl isomerase, with amino-acid sequence MKYIIKNTICIAVLLLCSTGAQIYAQEIIEDVKKEVEKKEDSVKSFQKIKIDGVAAVIGEYVILESDITIAYQQLISEGVSAADVSRCELAGSLFENKLYAHHAVQDSVIVSDAEVNSMVDQQLSYMTRELGTIDKVLKFYRKESEADFRKELFEINKGNRLAEQMRSKIVEDVEITPEEVREFFDEIPEDERPLFGTELELAQIVIDPKIPDEEEQKVVDRLKQFRTDIVENGSSFATKAVLYSQDPGSKSKGGKYTLNRQTPFAKEFKDVAFSLQVGEVSEPFKTDFGWHIIQLDKIRGEEIDVRHILLIPDVTRESVEVAQKLVDSVRTAVVSGTIGFKEAARKFSNEKETKEDGGQLLNPTTGDTRFELTKIDPILYDQVSKLKTNEVSLVIPDQDRQGRKKFKLITVLNRFDEHIADYSKDYLKIQELALRKKQIEAIRAWQEEKINDTYIKINGEYRDCEFSGNWLKKEK; translated from the coding sequence TTGAAATATATAATTAAGAATACTATTTGTATTGCTGTATTGCTATTATGTAGCACTGGTGCTCAGATCTATGCTCAGGAAATTATAGAAGATGTTAAAAAAGAGGTTGAGAAGAAAGAAGATTCTGTAAAATCATTTCAAAAGATTAAAATCGATGGAGTTGCAGCTGTTATAGGAGAATATGTAATATTAGAGAGTGATATTACAATTGCTTATCAGCAATTGATAAGTGAAGGAGTTTCTGCTGCAGATGTTAGTCGTTGCGAATTAGCAGGAAGCTTATTTGAAAACAAATTATATGCTCATCATGCGGTTCAAGATAGTGTTATTGTATCTGATGCTGAGGTGAATTCTATGGTAGATCAGCAGCTGAGTTATATGACTAGAGAATTGGGAACAATAGATAAAGTTTTAAAATTCTATAGAAAAGAAAGTGAAGCAGATTTTAGAAAAGAGCTTTTTGAAATCAATAAAGGAAATAGACTAGCAGAACAAATGCGTTCTAAAATAGTAGAGGATGTAGAAATCACACCGGAAGAAGTTAGAGAATTTTTTGATGAAATTCCTGAGGATGAAAGACCTCTTTTTGGTACAGAGTTAGAACTTGCTCAGATAGTAATAGACCCTAAAATCCCGGATGAAGAAGAACAAAAAGTAGTTGATAGGTTAAAACAATTTAGAACTGATATCGTAGAAAATGGAAGTAGTTTTGCTACTAAGGCAGTTTTATATTCTCAAGATCCCGGGTCAAAATCAAAAGGAGGGAAATACACACTAAATAGACAAACTCCTTTTGCTAAAGAGTTTAAGGACGTTGCCTTTAGTTTACAGGTTGGTGAGGTTAGTGAGCCTTTTAAGACAGATTTTGGTTGGCATATTATACAATTAGATAAAATTAGAGGAGAAGAAATAGATGTTAGACATATTTTATTGATTCCAGATGTTACAAGAGAAAGTGTTGAGGTAGCACAGAAACTTGTGGATTCTGTTCGTACAGCAGTGGTTTCTGGAACTATTGGTTTTAAAGAAGCTGCTAGAAAATTTAGTAATGAAAAAGAGACCAAAGAAGATGGAGGACAATTATTAAATCCTACAACAGGTGATACACGTTTTGAACTTACCAAAATTGATCCTATATTGTACGATCAAGTATCAAAATTAAAAACGAATGAAGTTTCGTTAGTAATACCAGATCAAGATCGTCAAGGTCGTAAAAAATTTAAATTAATCACTGTACTAAATCGTTTTGATGAGCATATAGCGGATTATTCTAAGGATTATTTAAAAATACAAGAACTCGCTCTCAGGAAAAAACAAATAGAAGCAATACGAGCTTGGCAGGAAGAAAAAATTAATGATACTTATATAAAAATTAATGGAGAGTACAGAGACTGTGAGTTTAGCGGTAACTGGTTAAAAAAAGAAAAATAA
- a CDS encoding MoxR family ATPase has protein sequence MSDVAAVEKLVSKHTELKKEIAKIIIGQEEVIDQILIAVFSGGHALLIGVPGLAKTLMVNTISKALGLDFKRIQFTPDLMPSDILGSEILDESRHFKFIKGPVFSNIILADEINRTPPKTQAALLEAMQERAVTVAGHHYKLDLPYFVLATQNPIEQEGTYPLPEAQLDRFMFAIELKYPSFQEEVEVVKSTTGDTSATINALFTAQEIIDFQQLIRRIPVADNVVEYAVSMVSKTRPNGESATDLVKSYIDWGAGPRASQNLILAAKANAAVKGKFSPDIEDVQAVAMGILRHRMIKNYKAEAEGVSIEDIIQSLF, from the coding sequence ATGTCTGACGTTGCAGCAGTAGAAAAACTGGTAAGCAAACATACCGAACTCAAAAAAGAAATAGCAAAAATAATCATAGGTCAGGAAGAAGTAATCGATCAGATACTGATTGCTGTGTTTTCTGGAGGTCATGCTTTATTGATAGGTGTTCCAGGATTAGCAAAAACACTAATGGTTAATACCATTTCCAAAGCTTTAGGATTGGATTTTAAAAGAATTCAATTTACTCCAGATTTGATGCCAAGTGATATATTAGGAAGTGAAATCTTAGACGAGTCCAGACATTTTAAATTTATAAAAGGCCCAGTGTTTTCTAATATTATTTTGGCTGATGAGATTAATAGAACTCCACCAAAAACACAGGCAGCCTTATTAGAGGCAATGCAAGAAAGAGCCGTAACAGTAGCTGGTCACCATTATAAACTGGATTTACCATATTTCGTATTAGCTACACAAAATCCTATTGAACAAGAAGGGACTTATCCATTACCAGAGGCTCAATTGGATAGATTTATGTTCGCTATAGAATTAAAATATCCTAGTTTTCAAGAAGAAGTAGAAGTTGTAAAAAGTACTACAGGAGATACTTCTGCAACAATTAATGCCTTGTTTACTGCTCAGGAAATTATCGATTTTCAGCAATTAATTCGTCGTATACCTGTAGCGGATAATGTAGTGGAATATGCAGTATCAATGGTTTCTAAAACCAGGCCTAATGGAGAATCTGCAACAGATTTGGTTAAGAGTTATATAGATTGGGGTGCGGGTCCAAGAGCATCACAAAACCTAATTTTAGCAGCAAAAGCAAATGCAGCGGTAAAAGGTAAGTTTTCTCCAGATATTGAGGATGTGCAAGCTGTGGCTATGGGGATATTACGTCACCGTATGATTAAAAACTATAAAGCCGAAGCAGAAGGAGTAAGTATTGAGGATATTATTCAAAGCTTATTCTAA
- a CDS encoding bifunctional aconitate hydratase 2/2-methylisocitrate dehydratase, with protein sequence MNIYNNYIREIEERKSLGLHPKPIDGAELLSEIISQIKDNDNAHRDDSLNFFIYNVLPGTTSAAGVKAQFLKEIILGKEVVKEITPAFAFEQLSHMKGGPSVEVLLDLALGDDIAIANEAAKVLKTQVFLYEADTEQLEKAFKAGNTIAKELIESYAQAEFFTKLPDVEEEIEIVTFVAGIGDISTDLLSPGADAHSRSDRELHGQCMFEHNKDMQNELLALKEQHPDKRVMLIADKGTMGVGSSRMSGVNNVALWTGISSSPYVPFINIAPVIAGTNGIAPIFLTTVGVTGGIGIDLKNWVKQKDAEGNTIVDEEGEAILKEEYSVATGTVLTINTKTKKLYKGDKELKDISTALTPPKMEFIKAGGSYAVVFGKKLQTFACKVLGIDVPQVYAASKEVSVEGQGLTAVEKIFNRNAVGTTPGKTLHAGSNVRVEVNIVGSQDTTGLMTSQELEMMAATVISPIVDAGYQSGCHTASVWDDKSKANIPRLMKFMNDFGLVTARHPEGKYHAMTDVIHKVLNDIAVDDWDVIIGGDSHTRMAKGVAFGADSGTVALALATGEATMPIPESVKVTFKGEMKSYMDFRDVVHATQEQMLNQFEGENVFQGKIIEVHIGTLTSDQAFTFTDWTAEMKAKASICISEDDTLIESLEISRDRIQIMIDKGMDNPKQDLKGLVDKANNRITEIKTGTKSALKPDADAKYYAEVVIDLDKIVEPMIADPDVNNEDVSKRYTHDNIQPLSFYGGTKKVDLGFIGSCMIHKGDMKILAQMLKNIEAQQGEVKFNAPLVVAPPTYNIVDELKAEGDWDVLVKYSGFEFDDSAPKGLARTKYENMLYLERPGCNLCMGNQEKAEPGDTVMATSTRLFQGRVVRDADGKKGESLLSSTPVVVLSTILGRTPTLEEYEAAVEGIVLTKFKPSQKQLVM encoded by the coding sequence ATGAACATTTACAATAATTACATTAGGGAAATCGAAGAAAGGAAATCCCTTGGGTTACACCCTAAGCCAATCGATGGAGCAGAGTTATTAAGTGAAATTATTTCACAAATAAAGGATAATGATAATGCACATCGTGATGACTCCCTTAACTTTTTTATCTACAATGTTTTGCCAGGAACCACAAGTGCTGCTGGTGTAAAAGCTCAGTTTTTAAAAGAAATTATTTTAGGTAAAGAAGTCGTTAAAGAAATTACTCCTGCTTTTGCTTTTGAGCAATTATCTCATATGAAAGGTGGACCTTCTGTAGAGGTATTGTTAGATTTAGCTTTAGGTGATGATATTGCTATAGCTAATGAAGCTGCTAAAGTATTAAAAACGCAAGTTTTCTTATATGAGGCAGATACGGAACAATTAGAAAAAGCTTTTAAAGCTGGCAATACTATTGCTAAAGAATTAATAGAGAGCTATGCTCAAGCAGAGTTTTTTACAAAGTTACCAGACGTAGAAGAAGAAATAGAGATTGTAACTTTTGTTGCAGGTATAGGTGATATTTCTACAGATTTATTATCTCCTGGTGCGGATGCACATTCTAGATCAGATCGTGAATTGCACGGTCAGTGTATGTTTGAGCACAATAAAGATATGCAAAATGAATTATTGGCGTTAAAAGAACAACATCCTGATAAACGAGTGATGTTAATTGCTGATAAAGGAACCATGGGAGTAGGTTCTTCTAGAATGTCTGGTGTAAATAATGTTGCGTTATGGACCGGTATATCATCTAGCCCATATGTACCATTTATTAATATTGCTCCAGTAATTGCTGGTACAAATGGTATTGCACCAATATTCTTAACAACTGTGGGAGTAACTGGTGGTATTGGTATTGATTTAAAAAACTGGGTAAAGCAAAAAGATGCTGAAGGAAATACGATTGTAGATGAAGAAGGAGAAGCAATCTTAAAAGAAGAGTATTCTGTAGCTACAGGTACAGTTCTTACCATAAATACAAAAACGAAGAAATTATATAAAGGAGACAAAGAGTTAAAAGATATCTCAACTGCGTTAACACCACCAAAAATGGAGTTTATTAAAGCAGGAGGTTCTTATGCTGTTGTTTTCGGTAAGAAATTACAAACATTTGCTTGTAAAGTTTTAGGAATAGATGTTCCTCAAGTGTATGCAGCTTCCAAAGAAGTTTCTGTGGAAGGACAAGGTTTAACTGCTGTTGAGAAAATTTTCAATAGAAATGCAGTAGGAACCACGCCAGGTAAAACATTACACGCAGGTTCGAATGTTAGAGTTGAAGTTAACATTGTAGGTTCTCAAGATACTACAGGTTTAATGACTTCTCAAGAATTAGAGATGATGGCTGCTACAGTAATTTCTCCAATTGTTGATGCTGGTTACCAATCAGGATGTCATACAGCCTCAGTTTGGGATGACAAGTCCAAAGCTAATATTCCAAGATTAATGAAGTTTATGAATGACTTCGGATTAGTTACTGCACGTCATCCAGAAGGGAAATATCATGCAATGACCGATGTAATTCATAAGGTATTAAATGATATAGCAGTTGATGATTGGGATGTAATCATAGGTGGAGATTCACACACACGTATGGCAAAAGGAGTTGCTTTTGGAGCGGATTCAGGAACAGTTGCCTTAGCGTTAGCTACAGGAGAGGCTACGATGCCAATTCCAGAGTCCGTAAAGGTTACTTTTAAAGGAGAAATGAAATCTTATATGGATTTCCGTGATGTTGTTCACGCGACTCAAGAGCAGATGTTAAATCAGTTTGAAGGTGAAAATGTTTTCCAAGGAAAAATTATAGAAGTACATATTGGTACATTAACTTCTGATCAGGCATTTACATTTACAGATTGGACTGCTGAAATGAAAGCAAAAGCATCTATCTGTATTTCTGAAGATGATACTTTAATCGAGTCCTTAGAAATCTCTAGAGATCGTATTCAAATTATGATTGATAAAGGGATGGATAATCCGAAACAGGATCTTAAAGGGTTAGTTGATAAAGCTAATAATCGTATTACGGAAATTAAGACAGGAACTAAATCAGCATTAAAGCCAGATGCAGATGCTAAGTATTATGCTGAAGTTGTTATTGATCTAGATAAGATTGTAGAACCAATGATAGCTGATCCAGATGTAAATAATGAAGATGTATCTAAGCGTTATACGCACGATAATATTCAACCATTATCCTTTTACGGAGGAACAAAGAAGGTAGATTTAGGTTTCATAGGATCTTGTATGATCCATAAAGGAGATATGAAAATTTTAGCTCAAATGTTAAAGAACATTGAAGCTCAGCAGGGTGAAGTTAAGTTTAATGCACCTTTGGTTGTAGCGCCTCCTACATATAATATAGTAGATGAGCTAAAAGCAGAAGGTGATTGGGATGTTTTAGTTAAATATTCTGGCTTTGAGTTTGATGATAGTGCGCCAAAAGGTTTAGCACGTACTAAGTATGAGAATATGCTATACTTAGAACGTCCTGGATGTAACTTATGTATGGGTAACCAAGAAAAAGCAGAACCAGGAGATACAGTGATGGCTACTTCTACACGTTTATTCCAAGGAAGAGTTGTTAGAGACGCCGATGGCAAAAAAGGAGAATCTTTGTTGTCTTCTACACCAGTAGTGGTTTTATCTACTATTTTAGGTAGAACACCAACTCTGGAAGAATATGAAGCTGCTGTTGAAGGTATTGTATTAACTAAGTTTAAACCATCTCAGAAACAGTTGGTTATGTAA